The following proteins are co-located in the Triticum aestivum cultivar Chinese Spring chromosome 1A, IWGSC CS RefSeq v2.1, whole genome shotgun sequence genome:
- the LOC123180508 gene encoding small polypeptide DEVIL 4-like, giving the protein MDKVKSHGSKQRRSGRGRISRMLRQQKARLYIIQRCVVMLLCYHD; this is encoded by the coding sequence ATGGACAAGGTGAAGAGCCATGGCAGCAAGCAAAGGCGGTCAGGAAGAGGAAGGATCAGCAGGATGTTGAGGCAACAAAAGGCCAGGCTCTACATCATCCAGCGATGCGTCGTCATGCTCCTCTGCTACCATGACTGA